In Erigeron canadensis isolate Cc75 chromosome 7, C_canadensis_v1, whole genome shotgun sequence, one DNA window encodes the following:
- the LOC122607187 gene encoding lipid transfer protein EARLI 1-like — protein MASTKNASLALFLALNLLFFATVSASSNCGCPTPKPKPPPTPKPTPPTPKPTPTPKPTPTPKPTPPTPKPTPTPKPTPTPTPSKPTCPKDILKLAVCADLLGGLVGVVVGSSSSKPCCTLIQGLADLDAAVCLCTAIKANVLGINLNVPIALSLLLNTCDKKVPSGFKCS, from the coding sequence ATGGCATCAACCAAAAATGCTTCATTAGCTCTCTTTCTAGCACTCAATCTTCTCTTTTTTGCCACGGTGAGTGCGTCTAGTAATTGCGGTTGCCCTACCCCCAAACCAAAGCCACCACCAACGCCTAAACCAACACCACCAACACCTAAGCCAACACCAACACCTAAGCCAACACCAACACCTAAACCTACACCGCCAACGCCTAAACCAACACCAACGCCTAAACCAACGCCAACACCGACACCATCTAAGCCTACTTGCCCTAAAGACATTTTGAAACTTGCAGTGTGTGCCGATCTTCTTGGAGGGTTGGTTGGTGTTGTAGTGGGTTCTTCATCTAGTAAGCCATGTTGCACCCTCATCCAAGGCCTTGCTGATCTTGACGCCGCCGTTTGCCTTTGCACTGCAATCAAAGCTAATGTTTTGGGAATCAACCTTAATGTGCCTATTGCTCTTAGCCTGCTTTTAAATACTTGTGACAAGAAAGTCCCAAGTGGTTTCAAATGTTCAT